Proteins found in one Arthrobacter sp. U41 genomic segment:
- a CDS encoding ADP-ribosylglycohydrolase family protein, which produces MSNEPVITPALAPAPSHESRIHGCLLGGALGDSLGYAVEFDDISAIRGKFGPEGLQDFSALDGGSHFSDDTQLTLYTVDGLLEALEWANSGVGADTNACLWLAYLRWLGTQGVAVPESAPFQPPRWIDSHVVLKHRRAPGKTCLTGLATGEMGTFYRPVNPDSKGCGTVMRSAPFGLIPYIEAGAVYKLSSDAASLTHGHPAARQSAGIFSLVIHALTAGHGLREAAHFALGELGAGHLRKGEEPDPDVVARLEAALRLGGAGDPLAPEELVRELGEGWVAEEALAVALYAVLATAPDPAAAGHPETHFRAAIALAVNHSGDSDSTASIAGNILGTFYGEDCLPAQWLAALEAPEVIRGMASRLAAVTGA; this is translated from the coding sequence ATGAGTAACGAGCCCGTCATCACGCCCGCACTGGCACCAGCCCCCTCGCACGAATCCCGGATCCACGGCTGCCTGCTGGGCGGCGCGCTCGGTGATTCGCTGGGGTACGCCGTCGAATTCGACGACATCTCGGCCATCCGCGGGAAGTTCGGCCCGGAGGGACTGCAGGATTTTTCCGCTCTCGACGGCGGCAGCCACTTCTCCGACGACACGCAGCTCACGCTTTACACCGTGGACGGGCTGCTGGAGGCGCTGGAGTGGGCCAACTCGGGGGTGGGCGCGGACACCAACGCCTGCCTGTGGCTCGCCTACCTGCGCTGGCTCGGCACCCAGGGCGTGGCGGTTCCGGAATCGGCACCGTTCCAGCCGCCCCGCTGGATCGACTCCCACGTTGTCCTCAAGCACCGCCGCGCCCCGGGGAAGACCTGTTTGACCGGACTGGCGACCGGGGAGATGGGAACGTTCTACCGGCCGGTCAACCCGGACTCCAAGGGCTGCGGCACGGTGATGCGCTCGGCCCCGTTCGGCCTGATCCCGTACATCGAGGCCGGCGCCGTCTACAAACTCAGCTCCGACGCGGCCTCGCTGACCCACGGGCATCCGGCGGCCCGGCAGAGCGCGGGCATCTTCAGCCTCGTCATCCATGCCCTGACCGCCGGACACGGTCTGCGCGAAGCCGCCCACTTCGCGCTCGGGGAACTGGGCGCGGGCCATCTGCGCAAGGGCGAAGAACCCGACCCGGACGTGGTCGCGCGGCTGGAGGCTGCGCTGCGGCTGGGCGGCGCGGGGGACCCGCTGGCCCCCGAGGAGCTGGTCCGGGAACTCGGCGAAGGCTGGGTGGCCGAGGAGGCACTCGCCGTCGCGCTCTACGCGGTGCTCGCCACGGCGCCGGATCCGGCGGCTGCCGGGCACCCCGAGACCCACTTCCGCGCGGCAATCGCCCTCGCGGTGAACCACAGCGGGGACAGCGACTCCACCGCGTCGATTGCCGGCAACATCCTGGGCACCTTCTACGGCGAGGACTGCCTGCCGGCGCAGTGGCTCGCAGCGCTTGAGGCCCCGGAGGTCATCCGGGGCATGGCGTCGCGGCTGGCAGCAGTAACCGGAGCCTGA
- a CDS encoding DUF4395 domain-containing protein codes for MSKLTSAPPATPTPAIARRSGTGWRTAFAFPNPVNEYAARVTAGLVVLLSVATLLTGFGWGLAVIAAGFWLRVLFGPRISPLAQLSVKVLTPRLGKTRLVPGPPKRFAQGIGAALSTAAALLLAAGLAPAAWILLTVLIVAASLEAFAGFCLGCAVFGFLQRRGLIPEDVCEACNNISLRRG; via the coding sequence ATGAGCAAACTGACCTCGGCACCACCCGCGACGCCGACACCCGCAATTGCCCGGCGGAGTGGAACCGGCTGGAGGACGGCCTTTGCGTTTCCCAATCCGGTGAACGAGTACGCGGCCCGCGTCACCGCCGGACTTGTGGTGCTGTTGTCCGTGGCGACGCTGCTGACCGGCTTCGGCTGGGGCCTGGCCGTTATTGCCGCGGGGTTCTGGCTGCGGGTCCTGTTCGGCCCGCGGATCTCGCCGCTGGCGCAGCTGTCCGTAAAGGTGCTGACGCCGCGGCTGGGGAAGACCCGGCTGGTCCCGGGCCCGCCGAAGCGCTTCGCGCAGGGCATTGGTGCGGCCCTGTCCACCGCCGCCGCCCTCCTGCTGGCCGCGGGGCTGGCGCCGGCGGCGTGGATCCTGCTGACGGTCCTCATTGTTGCCGCGTCCCTGGAGGCGTTCGCCGGGTTCTGCCTCGGCTGCGCAGTCTTCGGCTTCCTGCAGCGCCGCGGCCTGATCCCCGAGGACGTGTGCGAGGCCTGCAACAACATCTCGCTCCGCCGCGGCTGA
- a CDS encoding AAA family ATPase: MRIHRLEISAFGPFAGTEHIDFDRLSAHGLFLLNGPTGAGKTSVLDAICFALYGSVPGARQDGKRLRSDHAGATVEPRVTCEFSARGRHFEVSRSPAWDKPSARGKKGFTVQQANTVLRERVDGEWTEKSGRNDEAGAEIAGVLGMNREQFTRVVMLPQGDFAAFLRSKAADRLELLQSLFGTQRFEAVEQELGRKAQAARTEVAGLNGRLELLLAQAEAETAALELDTADAPDRIDPDSFLAWLGENAATAAEQRRAAALQAERLRVDRLHERDAATARAARQARLAAAERRRSEVEATAADAAARSGQLGLHRKAEVLGGQLQAVDSAGLAEELAAAAMAAAAEELHSASLTDPELAMLRNGTADGHPGSISAAPAISDGAADGSAFDGGALRSALGGLRSLRAVLEERLPDEARLSGLRGRIDNLRGDVAQLEDAQTSGAAVLAALRQESVALLAGLRPLEELAAEVPLRTKEAAAAEELLVLVRRYAAAQKACGAVAERHRGAREEYQDRRQRWLDLREERLANAAAELASQLQAGVPCPVCGSPEHPVPAPAAASALAVAEAEQTAQQACEAAEAAFASLERELSDAQQDIAVLAAQGGNTAPEDASQDATLARERAAEARRAADDLAVNRARHSELDEQIAGAEQARTAAASSIAQTESTLTEVQEQADSLELALDTLRAGHPVLADRITALDGTTAVLERAAAARARVEQAAARSGDARQQLALALPGTGFESADAARAVLLPAADAAALESAVRAAQDEAARIGELFASEELVLAAHELETEGPLAEERVEGLRADAAAAERSARDAELAAGLAEKSVRTLGTITANYAQLAAAGREPRERAQLLTAVADAARGAGDNNYRMSLNSYVLAARLEQVAVAASERLIGMSDGRYTLQHTDARAARGAKSGLGLEVVDQWTGQRRDTATLSGGESFMASLALALGLADVVQQESGGVDIETLFVDEGFGSLDEQALEQVMDALEGLRDGGRVVGLVSHVGEMKQRISTQLQVVKGRNGSTLHISDDAEG, encoded by the coding sequence GTGAGGATCCACCGTCTGGAAATCTCCGCCTTCGGACCCTTCGCCGGCACCGAACACATCGATTTCGACCGCCTGAGCGCGCACGGACTGTTCCTGCTGAACGGTCCCACCGGCGCCGGCAAGACAAGCGTCCTGGACGCCATCTGCTTCGCGCTCTACGGTTCGGTGCCCGGGGCGCGGCAGGACGGAAAACGGCTGCGCAGCGACCACGCCGGGGCCACCGTGGAGCCCCGGGTCACCTGCGAGTTCTCCGCGCGCGGGCGGCACTTCGAGGTCTCGCGCTCTCCCGCCTGGGACAAACCCAGCGCCCGGGGCAAAAAGGGTTTCACCGTCCAGCAGGCCAATACCGTGCTGCGCGAACGCGTCGACGGCGAATGGACCGAGAAGTCCGGCCGCAACGACGAAGCCGGCGCTGAGATCGCCGGGGTCCTCGGTATGAACCGGGAGCAGTTCACCCGCGTGGTGATGCTGCCGCAGGGCGATTTCGCGGCCTTCCTGCGATCCAAAGCAGCCGACCGCCTGGAGCTGCTGCAAAGCCTCTTCGGCACCCAGCGTTTCGAAGCCGTGGAACAGGAGCTCGGCCGGAAGGCGCAGGCCGCCCGCACCGAGGTCGCCGGCCTCAACGGCCGGCTCGAGCTCCTGCTCGCCCAGGCGGAAGCCGAAACAGCGGCGCTTGAGCTCGACACGGCGGATGCTCCTGACCGGATCGATCCGGACTCCTTCCTGGCCTGGCTCGGGGAGAATGCGGCCACTGCCGCGGAGCAGCGCCGCGCGGCCGCGCTGCAGGCCGAGAGGCTGCGCGTCGACCGTTTGCACGAGAGGGACGCCGCGACGGCGCGCGCTGCCCGACAGGCCAGGCTGGCCGCGGCGGAACGCCGGCGCTCCGAGGTTGAGGCCACCGCCGCCGACGCCGCCGCCCGGAGCGGACAGCTGGGCCTGCACCGCAAAGCCGAGGTCCTGGGCGGGCAACTGCAAGCGGTGGACAGTGCCGGGCTGGCGGAAGAACTGGCCGCGGCCGCCATGGCCGCCGCCGCGGAAGAGCTGCACTCAGCTTCCCTCACCGACCCCGAACTTGCCATGTTGCGCAACGGAACGGCGGACGGGCACCCGGGCTCCATCTCCGCTGCCCCCGCCATTAGCGACGGCGCTGCGGACGGCTCCGCGTTCGACGGCGGTGCCCTCCGGTCCGCGCTGGGGGGACTCCGTTCACTGCGTGCGGTGCTGGAGGAGCGGCTGCCCGACGAAGCAAGGCTCTCCGGACTGCGGGGCCGGATCGACAACCTCCGCGGGGACGTGGCCCAGCTGGAAGACGCACAGACGTCCGGGGCTGCCGTCCTCGCCGCCCTGCGGCAGGAATCTGTTGCCCTGCTCGCCGGGCTGCGTCCGCTCGAAGAGCTCGCCGCGGAAGTGCCGTTGCGGACGAAGGAGGCAGCCGCTGCCGAGGAGCTCCTGGTCCTGGTCCGGCGCTACGCCGCGGCCCAGAAAGCCTGCGGAGCGGTTGCGGAACGCCATCGCGGCGCCCGGGAGGAGTACCAGGACCGGCGCCAGCGCTGGCTAGATCTCCGCGAGGAGCGGCTGGCCAATGCCGCGGCCGAACTCGCTTCCCAGTTGCAGGCCGGAGTCCCGTGCCCGGTCTGCGGTAGCCCTGAGCATCCGGTCCCCGCACCCGCCGCCGCTTCAGCGCTGGCAGTGGCAGAGGCCGAACAAACCGCGCAGCAGGCCTGCGAGGCCGCAGAAGCTGCCTTCGCGTCGCTCGAACGGGAACTCTCCGATGCCCAGCAGGACATCGCCGTGCTGGCGGCCCAGGGCGGAAACACCGCGCCCGAGGACGCCAGCCAGGACGCCACCCTGGCCAGGGAACGTGCCGCCGAAGCGCGCCGCGCCGCGGATGACCTCGCCGTCAACCGTGCGCGGCACTCCGAACTGGATGAGCAGATCGCCGGCGCCGAGCAGGCCCGGACGGCCGCTGCGTCCAGTATCGCCCAGACCGAATCCACCCTCACGGAAGTCCAGGAGCAAGCCGATTCCCTTGAACTTGCCCTCGACACACTCCGGGCAGGCCACCCGGTCCTGGCCGACCGGATCACCGCGCTGGACGGCACAACGGCCGTGCTGGAACGCGCCGCCGCGGCGCGGGCCCGGGTCGAACAGGCCGCAGCCCGTTCCGGGGATGCCCGGCAGCAGCTCGCGCTCGCACTTCCGGGCACCGGCTTCGAATCCGCGGATGCGGCCCGGGCCGTGCTGCTTCCGGCCGCGGACGCGGCTGCACTGGAATCTGCGGTCCGCGCCGCACAGGACGAAGCGGCCCGGATCGGGGAACTCTTTGCCAGCGAGGAACTCGTGCTGGCGGCGCACGAGCTGGAAACGGAAGGCCCCCTCGCCGAGGAACGTGTAGAAGGGCTCCGTGCGGACGCGGCCGCCGCGGAGCGCTCTGCCCGGGACGCGGAACTCGCGGCCGGTCTCGCGGAAAAGTCCGTGCGGACCCTGGGCACGATCACCGCGAACTACGCTCAGCTCGCGGCAGCCGGACGGGAACCGCGCGAACGGGCGCAGCTGCTGACCGCCGTCGCCGACGCGGCCCGGGGCGCCGGTGACAACAACTACCGGATGAGCCTGAACAGCTATGTCCTCGCCGCCCGGCTTGAGCAGGTTGCGGTGGCGGCCTCGGAACGGCTGATCGGGATGAGCGACGGCCGCTACACCCTGCAGCACACGGACGCCAGAGCGGCCCGCGGTGCGAAATCCGGTCTCGGCCTGGAAGTGGTGGACCAGTGGACCGGTCAGCGGCGCGACACCGCAACGCTGTCCGGCGGTGAGTCCTTCATGGCCTCGCTCGCGCTGGCCCTTGGGCTGGCGGACGTGGTGCAGCAGGAATCCGGCGGTGTGGACATCGAGACACTGTTCGTGGACGAGGGATTCGGCAGCCTCGACGAACAGGCTCTGGAACAGGTGATGGACGCCCTCGAAGGGCTCCGGGACGGCGGCCGTGTGGTCGGGCTGGTGAGCCATGTGGGGGAGATGAAACAGCGCATCAGCACCCAGCTGCAGGTGGTCAAGGGACGCAACGGTTCCACCCTGCACATTTCGGACGACGCCGAGGGCTGA
- a CDS encoding exonuclease domain-containing protein has protein sequence MGLDFTAIDFETANGFRGSPCAVGLSKVRGGVVVEEASWLMRPPENHDRFDHHNVRIHGIRPEQVAGLPRFGELFPEIGAFIGGDVLAAHNAAFDLGVIRSGLEVSGLPGPAYDFVCTVMLSRRCYSLVSNSLPYAAGEAGVPLVNHHDAAEDARACAGILIDIAARNGAGSIAELYLSLGLTVSRQAAFDPLRDPLSKASQSALDALAGGGPAVSAVRAYQPGWPEEGANPPPNALAEPGHPLFGQTVVFTGELAIPRPEAKVRSAEFGARPESRVTARTTVLVVGDGFVAADLRSGRLTGKARRVLELHDRGQRIEVLSEGEFLQMVGGHVASAALA, from the coding sequence GTGGGTTTGGACTTTACGGCGATCGACTTTGAGACCGCGAATGGCTTCCGCGGTTCACCGTGCGCTGTTGGCCTGAGCAAGGTGCGTGGCGGCGTCGTGGTCGAGGAGGCGTCCTGGCTGATGCGGCCGCCGGAAAACCACGACCGCTTCGACCACCACAACGTCCGGATCCACGGAATCCGGCCTGAGCAGGTGGCCGGGCTGCCCCGCTTCGGTGAATTGTTCCCGGAGATCGGCGCCTTCATCGGCGGCGACGTCCTGGCCGCGCACAATGCCGCCTTCGACCTCGGTGTGATCCGCTCGGGACTTGAGGTCTCCGGCCTCCCGGGCCCGGCCTATGACTTCGTCTGCACGGTCATGCTCTCCCGCCGCTGCTACTCCCTGGTCTCCAACTCCCTGCCCTACGCGGCCGGGGAGGCCGGTGTCCCGCTGGTCAACCACCACGACGCCGCCGAGGACGCGCGGGCCTGCGCCGGGATCCTGATTGACATTGCCGCGCGCAACGGCGCCGGCAGCATCGCGGAGCTCTACCTGTCCCTGGGCCTGACGGTCTCCCGCCAGGCCGCCTTCGACCCGCTGCGCGATCCGCTTTCCAAAGCCAGCCAGTCGGCCCTGGACGCACTCGCCGGGGGAGGGCCTGCCGTGAGCGCGGTCCGCGCCTACCAGCCCGGCTGGCCGGAGGAGGGCGCCAATCCGCCGCCGAACGCCCTCGCCGAGCCCGGGCACCCCCTGTTCGGGCAGACCGTGGTGTTCACCGGCGAGCTGGCCATCCCCCGGCCCGAGGCGAAGGTCCGTTCCGCCGAGTTCGGCGCCCGGCCCGAGAGCCGGGTCACGGCCCGCACCACCGTCCTGGTGGTGGGCGACGGGTTCGTGGCCGCCGACCTGCGCTCCGGCCGCCTCACCGGCAAGGCCCGGCGCGTGCTGGAGCTGCACGACCGCGGCCAGCGGATCGAGGTCCTTTCCGAAGGCGAATTCCTGCAGATGGTGGGCGGGCACGTCGCCTCCGCCGCGCTGGCCTGA
- a CDS encoding VTT domain-containing protein yields MSDLAVSTIGGAGPVQPQLASFLPDWLNPQVFLADPALAPWVVLLVCGIIFAETGLLIGFFLPGDSLLFTAGLLVATGTIKFNIWAFVLLIIGAAIVGNQVGYLIGSKAGPAIFNKPNSRLFKRENVESAHAFFEKHGGKALILARFVPIIRTFVPVIVGVAQMSKRKFFVFNVIGAVLWGGGVTLLGFLLGDTFPWVRENLDIIFIAIVLLSVIPIGVEVARGFVAKRQAEKYGTDLVEEFIEEHEPEEERKTP; encoded by the coding sequence TTGAGTGACCTTGCCGTGTCCACGATCGGCGGTGCAGGACCGGTCCAGCCGCAGCTGGCCTCGTTCCTGCCCGACTGGCTGAACCCCCAGGTCTTCCTGGCCGACCCCGCCCTCGCGCCGTGGGTTGTGCTGCTGGTCTGCGGCATCATCTTCGCCGAGACCGGACTGCTGATCGGCTTCTTCCTACCGGGCGACTCCCTCCTGTTCACGGCCGGACTCCTGGTCGCCACCGGGACCATCAAGTTCAACATCTGGGCTTTCGTGCTGCTGATCATCGGCGCTGCGATCGTCGGGAACCAGGTCGGCTACCTGATCGGGTCCAAGGCCGGACCGGCCATCTTCAACAAGCCGAATTCCAGGCTCTTCAAGCGCGAAAACGTTGAAAGCGCCCACGCCTTCTTCGAGAAGCATGGCGGCAAGGCGCTGATCCTGGCCCGTTTCGTGCCGATCATCCGGACCTTCGTCCCGGTGATCGTGGGCGTCGCCCAGATGAGCAAGCGCAAGTTCTTCGTCTTCAACGTGATCGGCGCCGTGCTCTGGGGCGGCGGCGTGACCCTGCTGGGCTTCCTGCTGGGCGATACCTTCCCGTGGGTCCGCGAAAACCTGGACATCATCTTCATCGCGATCGTCCTGCTCTCGGTGATCCCGATCGGCGTTGAGGTCGCCCGCGGCTTCGTCGCCAAGCGCCAGGCCGAAAAGTACGGAACCGACCTCGTCGAGGAGTTCATCGAGGAGCACGAGCCCGAAGAGGAACGCAAGACGCCGTAA
- a CDS encoding exonuclease SbcCD subunit D, giving the protein MRLLHTSDWHLGRSFHGVGMLDAQRAFIEQLVSFVRNESVDVVLIAGDVFDRALPGVDVVRLLDDALVGLTGAGAQVVLTSGNHDSAIRLGFASRLLERGGVHLRTRLAELDQPVLFPLDVGADTDGGAGPLLAIYGIPWLEPRLVAEQLGVETASHFEVTRAATARIRADLAARAGTRTVHSVVLAHTFASGGISSDSERDLSIGGVGAVPLDLFDGFGYTALGHLHGRQTLSPSVRYSGSPLAYSFSEAQHKKGSWLLDVGAGGIGEVREVLWEAPRTLAVLRGTLEDLLSAGDLAWAESAYCQITLTDAQRPAQAMERLRSRFPDTLVLGFDPEGAGAAARTSYSSKLAEATDDLSICCGFLEHVRGRAADDREAAALAEALESVRLEGISL; this is encoded by the coding sequence ATGCGGTTATTGCACACCTCGGACTGGCATTTGGGCCGGTCCTTCCACGGCGTCGGGATGCTCGACGCCCAGCGCGCGTTCATCGAGCAGCTGGTCAGCTTCGTGCGGAATGAGTCGGTCGACGTTGTCCTGATTGCCGGCGACGTCTTCGACCGCGCCCTTCCGGGGGTCGACGTCGTCCGGCTGCTCGATGACGCCCTGGTGGGCCTGACCGGCGCCGGCGCCCAGGTAGTGCTGACCAGCGGCAACCACGACTCGGCCATCCGGCTCGGCTTCGCCTCCCGGCTGCTGGAACGCGGAGGAGTGCACCTGCGTACCCGGCTCGCCGAACTCGACCAGCCTGTGCTGTTCCCGCTCGACGTCGGTGCGGACACGGACGGCGGCGCCGGGCCGCTGCTCGCCATCTACGGCATTCCCTGGCTGGAGCCGCGGCTGGTGGCCGAACAGCTCGGCGTCGAAACCGCCAGCCACTTCGAGGTGACCCGGGCGGCCACCGCACGGATCCGGGCCGATCTTGCGGCCCGGGCCGGGACCCGGACGGTCCATTCCGTGGTGCTGGCCCACACCTTCGCCAGCGGGGGGATCAGCTCCGACAGCGAGCGGGACCTCAGCATCGGCGGGGTCGGCGCCGTCCCGCTGGATCTCTTCGACGGCTTCGGCTACACGGCGCTCGGCCACCTGCACGGCCGGCAGACGCTCTCGCCCTCCGTCCGATACTCCGGTTCCCCGCTTGCGTACTCCTTCTCGGAAGCGCAGCACAAGAAGGGCAGCTGGCTCCTGGACGTCGGCGCCGGCGGCATCGGCGAGGTCCGTGAGGTGCTCTGGGAGGCGCCCCGGACCTTGGCCGTGCTGCGCGGCACACTGGAGGATCTGCTCTCTGCCGGCGATCTCGCGTGGGCGGAATCCGCCTACTGCCAGATCACCCTGACCGACGCGCAGCGCCCGGCCCAGGCCATGGAAAGACTGCGCTCGCGGTTCCCCGACACCCTGGTCCTGGGGTTCGACCCGGAAGGTGCCGGCGCCGCCGCCAGAACCAGCTACAGCAGCAAACTCGCCGAGGCCACGGATGACCTGTCCATCTGCTGCGGTTTTCTGGAGCACGTCCGGGGCCGGGCAGCCGATGACCGTGAGGCAGCTGCCCTGGCCGAAGCACTGGAATCCGTGCGCCTGGAAGGAATTTCGCTGTGA
- a CDS encoding MFS transporter: MALSPSSQVPAAAAPHRPETAAPSVPSAPPEPAAPPRATHTGGRFARLPLLAGRGFIPIGLFARLPLAMLTVGALTLVTAVTGSYAVGGVSAGAVGIGSALGAPVLGALADRLGQRPVLIFAAVFNTVAVIALILAAQLIPGGRDLAAAVPVLVAAFVAGASCPQVGPLARVRWMALTSRGGPGASPADLDTALSYESTADELTFVLGPALVGILASMITPWLPLALAAALTITLVPAFAVHPTHHAVVRTPARTVAGAAHDKQLRASRTAGQRAVAFAAVGLPVLAMVCMGTFFGSTQTSLSSFSASFATSELAGLLYAVMGLSSAAAALSVAYWPRRFTANARWLACAALMAGLSLLLLLPSTALPMVLVLLVLGLPVGPLMVTVFAIGGFAAPAGKLGTVMTALASGIVAGTAIGSSVAGPLAQNHGYPAAFLVPVCAAAALFLLGAAAAVVSRRRNRATAPN; encoded by the coding sequence ATGGCCCTTTCACCGTCTTCCCAGGTGCCCGCCGCCGCGGCGCCGCACCGTCCTGAAACCGCTGCACCTTCCGTGCCCTCAGCTCCGCCGGAACCTGCAGCCCCGCCGCGGGCAACACACACTGGCGGGCGTTTTGCCCGGCTTCCGCTGCTTGCCGGCCGAGGCTTTATCCCGATCGGGCTCTTCGCCCGCCTCCCGCTCGCGATGCTCACCGTCGGGGCCCTCACCCTGGTCACGGCAGTCACCGGCTCCTATGCGGTCGGCGGGGTATCGGCCGGCGCGGTGGGCATCGGTTCGGCCCTCGGCGCCCCCGTCCTCGGCGCGCTGGCGGACCGGCTGGGACAGCGCCCCGTGCTGATCTTCGCCGCCGTCTTCAACACCGTCGCCGTCATCGCGCTGATCCTCGCCGCCCAGTTGATTCCCGGCGGACGGGACCTGGCCGCGGCCGTCCCCGTCCTGGTGGCTGCCTTCGTTGCCGGCGCCAGCTGCCCGCAGGTGGGACCGCTGGCCCGGGTCCGCTGGATGGCACTGACTTCCCGGGGCGGACCCGGCGCGAGCCCCGCGGACCTGGACACTGCCCTGTCCTATGAAAGCACCGCCGACGAACTGACCTTTGTCCTGGGCCCGGCGCTGGTGGGGATCCTCGCCAGCATGATCACACCGTGGCTGCCGCTCGCCCTCGCCGCGGCACTGACCATCACGCTCGTCCCGGCCTTTGCCGTGCACCCCACGCATCACGCAGTGGTCCGGACGCCGGCGCGGACCGTGGCCGGCGCGGCGCACGACAAACAGCTCCGGGCCTCCCGGACCGCCGGACAGCGTGCGGTGGCCTTCGCCGCCGTCGGACTCCCGGTACTGGCCATGGTCTGCATGGGAACCTTCTTCGGTTCCACCCAGACCTCGCTGAGTTCCTTTTCCGCCAGCTTCGCCACCTCCGAGCTGGCCGGCCTGCTCTACGCGGTGATGGGACTGAGCTCCGCCGCGGCTGCCCTCTCGGTGGCGTACTGGCCCCGGCGGTTCACCGCAAACGCCCGCTGGCTGGCCTGCGCGGCGCTGATGGCGGGTCTCTCGCTGTTGCTGCTACTGCCCTCGACCGCTCTGCCGATGGTCCTCGTGCTGCTTGTCCTGGGGCTGCCGGTGGGACCGCTGATGGTCACGGTCTTCGCGATTGGCGGATTCGCCGCCCCGGCCGGAAAACTCGGCACGGTCATGACGGCGCTGGCCAGCGGCATCGTCGCCGGCACCGCGATCGGCTCGTCCGTCGCGGGGCCGCTGGCGCAGAACCACGGCTATCCCGCGGCGTTCCTCGTGCCGGTGTGCGCCGCGGCGGCACTGTTCCTGCTGGGTGCGGCAGCCGCCGTCGTGTCCCGGCGACGGAACAGGGCAACGGCCCCCAACTAA
- a CDS encoding MIP/aquaporin family protein produces MITPASALASPDRPAATPDDELRPGLLGRSSAEALGTFFVVVAGLGVPLFTIPQSNPLSAALAAGLALTAAMLAFGYLSGGHFNPVVTAGNAIAGRIRLADAGAYVGAQLVGALLGAVTLFGILRTVPNIADTRTAFDTVTAGFGENSIIQVPLAGVLLIEVLGAALLVAVYLGTTAARNPSRLAAPFAVGLTMAVLLQFGQAAGNTAFNPARATASALFSSSDTLGQLWLFWVAPLVGAALAGLVFRGFAQSTPAPVPVNAAVDELDDAGDVDAQDEMPVPARGPAAGGGPVAGSDDARAFFDGERGERRERGE; encoded by the coding sequence ATGATCACGCCTGCGTCAGCCCTCGCGTCGCCCGACCGGCCGGCCGCCACTCCCGATGACGAACTGCGGCCCGGGCTGCTGGGCCGGTCGTCCGCCGAGGCCCTCGGAACCTTCTTCGTGGTGGTCGCCGGGCTGGGCGTTCCGCTGTTCACCATTCCGCAGTCGAACCCGCTCTCCGCCGCCCTGGCCGCGGGGCTGGCACTGACGGCGGCGATGCTGGCGTTCGGGTACCTCTCCGGCGGCCACTTCAATCCCGTTGTTACGGCGGGAAACGCCATTGCGGGCCGCATCCGGCTCGCTGACGCGGGGGCCTACGTGGGCGCGCAGCTGGTGGGCGCGCTCCTCGGCGCGGTGACGCTCTTCGGTATCCTGCGCACCGTCCCCAACATCGCCGATACCCGGACCGCCTTTGACACGGTGACCGCCGGTTTCGGCGAGAATTCCATCATCCAGGTCCCGCTGGCCGGTGTGCTGCTCATTGAGGTGCTCGGTGCTGCCCTGCTCGTGGCCGTCTACCTGGGCACCACCGCCGCCCGGAACCCGTCACGGCTGGCCGCGCCCTTCGCCGTCGGCCTGACCATGGCGGTCCTGCTGCAGTTCGGCCAGGCGGCCGGCAACACTGCCTTTAATCCGGCGCGCGCCACCGCGTCCGCGCTCTTCAGCAGCTCCGACACGCTGGGGCAGCTGTGGCTCTTCTGGGTAGCTCCGCTGGTGGGCGCGGCCCTCGCGGGACTTGTTTTCCGCGGCTTCGCTCAGTCAACCCCGGCCCCCGTGCCCGTGAACGCTGCGGTGGACGAGCTGGACGACGCCGGCGACGTGGACGCCCAGGACGAGATGCCGGTGCCGGCACGGGGACCCGCGGCCGGCGGCGGACCGGTTGCCGGCAGCGATGATGCGCGCGCCTTCTTCGACGGGGAACGCGGAGAGCGAAGAGAGCGCGGCGAGTAA